In Desulfurococcaceae archaeon MEX13E-LK6-19, the genomic window GGAGATGAGATAGCATATATTGTTCCACCTGGAGTAGACCCCCATGAGTACCAGCTTAAACTTAGTGATGTAGAACTATTAAAGAAGGCAGACTTAATAATTTCAACAGCTCATGCACCATTCGAACTTGAGATAAAGAAGCGTTCCGACATTAATGCAACTATAATAGAGATACCCTTCATAGATAACATAACATTGCTAACAAACCCCATGACAGGCAACTATAACTATCACATGCCTATTTATGATCCAAGGAACTATATTGTCTTCATAAATTATGTTGCAGAGAAACTCGCTCAATTACGTCCTGCGTGTAGAACACACTATCTTGTTAATGCGGCTAGAATTACTGGTAGAGTAATGGAACTAATGGAGTTCGTGAAAACATATGGTAATAAGACATTGAGTGCTGTTGGTGACAAACCGTTTGTACAGTATGGTGTTTCCTGGCTAGGTATTGATATAAAGTACTTGCTTATTAGAGAGCATGAAGCTCCTGTTACAGCTCGTGACTACGAGAACGTATTGTCGATGATTAGTAATAGAGAAGTGGATTTAGTAGTAGTGTCAAGTCCTCCGGTTGACCAGTCTTCTCGTTATTTAATTGATCTTGCTGATAAGTATAATATTCCTGTGCTTTATGTGCCTGTACCGTTTTCCCAGTCAAGTTTTCTTGAGAAACTAGAGAATATTTCAAATCAATACGTGAAAATAAGAGTACTGTCTTCTCTAAATACTGAGCAACAATGTGAAGAAATCATAGTACGGGAAAACACTATGGTATTCGAGCCTAGGATAGTTTTGGCTTTAACAATAGTAGTGGTCTCAGTGGTCATTAGTCTGCTTTATTACAAAACCAAGAAAAGGTGGTTTGAATGGTTGAGAGAATAGGAACATTAGTTATTGTGAACTCCATAGTGGTGTTAATAGCCCTAGCTATTATCTTGTCAATATTCATTGATCCGAGATGGGTTATAGTTATGGTTTCAGCGTCAATAACATTTGGCGTACTTGCACCTGTTGTTGCAGTGCGCCGCCTCTATTTTCTTGCAGGTGCTGTGCCCCACTCTGCTCTCCTAGCTGTGGTAATTGCGATACCGCTTGCTAGAATCCTTGGGCTCCTGGATGAGTATTTCTGGTCTATAATTATTGGAACACTATTGATTTACTGTGTTGGCTACGCTATCTATCGTGGTGTAGATGCTGATACTGCTACAGCTGTTTTTGTTGCTTTAACAGCTTCGCTGAGTGTTATTGTACTCTACTATGTTCTAACAAGTTATCCTCTCCAAACTAGCATATGGGCATTCATAGTTGGTGATCCATTGCTTGTAAGCTGGAAGGATGTTTACATAGCATTAACAGTATCAGTCATTGTGTTTATAGTTGTTGTATTAACCTATAGAGAACACGTTGTAATAGGTATTGATAAGGACTGTGTAAGACTTGCTGGAATAAAGGTTAAATTCTATGACTGGATTCTCTTTACAGTACTTGGAATAGCAACTATCACTATGCTTAAAATAATAGGGTTTGTGTTGGAACATGTGTTTATACTTCTCCCTGCGGCCATAGCCACAACTAGTTCAGAAAGTTCTTTTAATGCATTCTTAGTAAGCTTGGCTGTAAGCATGTTTGCTGCTTTAACAGGACTATACGTAACAGTGGTTACTGGGTTTGCACCAGCTGGTATCACCGGGCTTATGTTATTCTCGGTATATCTTGGAGTTCTTGTTATGAAAAAGATAAGGGGCTGATGATTAATGGCGAGTAAAAAAAGATTCGGGATATCATTGCCTTGTAATCTAGCTGATCAACTTGATCAGTTGGCAAAAATACTTGGAACAAACAGATCTGTTATTGTAAGAGAGGCTGTTAAAGAGTATATACATGATCACATGCACTACATGTACCCTCATACTTGTTGTGGAATAATTATAGTCACTGGCTCAATTGACCATGAGAAACTATTCAATATACTTGAAGACTATCATGACATAATACACAGTTTTAATCATGTACATTTAGACGAGAAATGTATTGAAATAATATTTGTAAACGGAGATTCCAGAAAAATACAGGAGCTTCATAAAGTTCTTATGTCTATGCCGGGTTGTATGGCTAGGTATATTAGTGTACATTAAGTCATAAGAAGACCCTACTGGCGACCCGAGTCCTTACATAAACTCTATTTATATACCTATTGTCTAATATGGTGTTAGTACTAGAGCTTAGTGGCAAATCTGGAGAGAATACTGAACTAGGTAACAGGTCAGGAGGATGACCATAATTGAATTGGCGAGGTATTTTAAAGTCGTTGATGGGACTAAATGGTGTCCTAGGTATTTTGATGCTAAGTGTCCCGATTATAGATTTAATGACGGGGAGAGAAGTATCATACC contains:
- a CDS encoding metal ABC transporter permease, producing MVERIGTLVIVNSIVVLIALAIILSIFIDPRWVIVMVSASITFGVLAPVVAVRRLYFLAGAVPHSALLAVVIAIPLARILGLLDEYFWSIIIGTLLIYCVGYAIYRGVDADTATAVFVALTASLSVIVLYYVLTSYPLQTSIWAFIVGDPLLVSWKDVYIALTVSVIVFIVVVLTYREHVVIGIDKDCVRLAGIKVKFYDWILFTVLGIATITMLKIIGFVLEHVFILLPAAIATTSSESSFNAFLVSLAVSMFAALTGLYVTVVTGFAPAGITGLMLFSVYLGVLVMKKIRG
- a CDS encoding CopG family ribbon-helix-helix protein — encoded protein: MASKKRFGISLPCNLADQLDQLAKILGTNRSVIVREAVKEYIHDHMHYMYPHTCCGIIIVTGSIDHEKLFNILEDYHDIIHSFNHVHLDEKCIEIIFVNGDSRKIQELHKVLMSMPGCMARYISVH
- a CDS encoding metal ABC transporter substrate-binding protein, translating into MHKYGCATILLLMLSIVMSANLITAGSNNDDGLLIVVTFSNLVYDIKPLLCEGDEIAYIVPPGVDPHEYQLKLSDVELLKKADLIISTAHAPFELEIKKRSDINATIIEIPFIDNITLLTNPMTGNYNYHMPIYDPRNYIVFINYVAEKLAQLRPACRTHYLVNAARITGRVMELMEFVKTYGNKTLSAVGDKPFVQYGVSWLGIDIKYLLIREHEAPVTARDYENVLSMISNREVDLVVVSSPPVDQSSRYLIDLADKYNIPVLYVPVPFSQSSFLEKLENISNQYVKIRVLSSLNTEQQCEEIIVRENTMVFEPRIVLALTIVVVSVVISLLYYKTKKRWFEWLRE